One window of the Anoplolepis gracilipes chromosome 9, ASM4749672v1, whole genome shotgun sequence genome contains the following:
- the LOC140669533 gene encoding uncharacterized protein: MFSQRSRLFSQLSRSYPILKLVDIYDHQSFIRAYVLDNFYVCILMYILFYTALWYANNIIKRIEKSNREMSTTVAENKTKLNRLILLKNKKAEFEEVIVKTTDTQKITTKYLEAEMHKLSTELITTSNKIVELEKLVEKMVFSTNIQTNRLHIQPVSSQPAKVNVHTDTRIPRIRLRSLRSSNRHFRRPYRRNLHLGSTGSLSVDRLGERRLQLHLQLHRQKSDSNNSASAEVSSESVIRRPTNRISSRYSNYHDGDRKRYSKRLKTRSRRSSYCNMRKIHIDSLKNITPFTKSLLGLATMFYGVVY, from the exons ATGTTCTCCCAGAGGTCGCGTTTATTCTCGCAGCTATCGAGGTCCTATCCGATTTTGAAACTCGTTGACATTTATGATCACCAA TCATTTATACGAGCGTACGTTTTGGATAACTTTTACGTCTGTATTTTGATGTACATTCTATTCTACACGGCATTATGGTACGCTAATAAT ATAATAAAACGAATTGAAAAATCGAACCGGGAAATGTCAACGACAGTTGCAGAGAACAAGACG aaattAAACAGATTGATATTGCTAAAAAATAAGAAGGCGGAATTCGAAGAAGTGATTGTGAAAACG acgGATACGCAAAAAAttactacaaaatatttagaagCTGAA ATGCACAAGCTCAGCACAGAATTGATCACGACATCCAATAAAATCGTTGAATTAGAAAAACTCGTTGAAAAA ATGGTTTTTAGTACAAATATCCAGACAAATCGCTTACATATTCAACCGGTGTCGTCGCAACCGGCGAAGGTGAATGTCCACACGGACACGAGGATACCACGAATCCGCTTGAGAAGTTTAAG ATCCTCGAACCGTCATTTCCGCCGTCCGTACCGCCGGAACCTCCACCTCGGAAGTACGGGATCTTTGTCAGTCGACCGCCTGGGAGAGCGCCGTCTGCAGCTGCACCTGCAACTCCATCGTCAAAAGTCGGATTCAAATAATAGCGCCTCGGCAGAAGTTTCCTCGGAATCTGTTATTCGACGTC CTACGAATAGAATTTCTTCAAGATACAGCAATTATCATGATGGTGATCGAAAGAGATATTCTAAACGACTCAAGACGCGCTCGCGACGATCTTCATATTGTAATATGCGTAAGATCCATATAGATTCCTTAAAGAATATTACACCTTTTACCAAATCATTATTAGGACTTGCTACAATGTTTTACGGAGTTgtgtattaa